Proteins co-encoded in one Campylobacter jejuni genomic window:
- the ppi gene encoding peptidylprolyl isomerase, with protein MIKTIDTSKVNEYKFALIETEKGTMKLKLFGDEAPQTVCNFATLANEGFYKDLNFHRVIPNFIIQGGCPHGNGIGGPGYEIICECGDQEHKHERGTLSMAHAGRDTGGSQFFICHSPQAHLDGVHTVFGQIDPKDEESLEVLDSIRQGDKILDIKICDKI; from the coding sequence ATGATAAAAACAATCGACACAAGCAAAGTAAACGAATATAAATTTGCTCTTATAGAAACTGAAAAAGGTACAATGAAACTAAAACTTTTTGGCGATGAGGCTCCACAAACGGTTTGTAATTTTGCTACTTTAGCTAATGAAGGATTTTATAAAGATTTAAATTTCCATCGTGTGATCCCAAATTTTATCATACAAGGGGGTTGTCCACACGGCAATGGTATAGGTGGGCCTGGATATGAAATCATTTGCGAATGTGGTGATCAAGAACATAAACATGAGCGTGGAACCTTATCTATGGCACACGCAGGACGCGATACGGGTGGTTCTCAATTTTTTATTTGTCACAGCCCTCAAGCTCATTTAGATGGAGTTCATACTGTTTTTGGGCAAATTGATCCAAAAGATGAAGAAAGTTTAGAAGTTTTAGACTCCATACGCCAAGGAGATAAAATTTTAGACATAAAAATTTGCGATAAAATTTAA
- a CDS encoding zf-TFIIB domain-containing protein: MLCPVCNVDLVMSDRSGVEIDYCPKCRGVWLDRGELDKIIERSVPNTANFNQAPRQESRYNDSAYHQHNDYYKKKKKESWLGELFDF; the protein is encoded by the coding sequence ATGTTATGTCCAGTTTGTAATGTAGATTTGGTTATGAGCGATAGGAGTGGAGTTGAGATTGATTATTGTCCAAAGTGTCGTGGCGTTTGGCTTGATCGTGGAGAACTTGACAAAATCATAGAACGCAGTGTCCCTAATACAGCAAATTTTAACCAAGCTCCAAGACAAGAGTCAAGATATAATGACTCAGCTTATCATCAGCACAATGACTATTATAAAAAGAAAAAGAAAGAAAGTTGGCTAGGCGAGCTTTTTGACTTTTAA
- a CDS encoding threonine/serine exporter family protein, protein MEKPDIQRLTNFLIVYTKTLLGAGTYTARVAKCVGRIAEVYGYEININFFFHHITLNVVDMDDNSIQRTYVIPNHHAHVNFKLIFDLSALSWAIYDHKYDLEKAKVVFEQISQQKKHSYLLNLLFVSMANSAFCRLFGGDFGAGNLVFFATFVGLLLRYILTKAKIDLRIQYILCSFISSWFVFFGLDMGYTNTSDVALGSSILYLIPGVFFINSVIDILKDHILMGLSRIISVAILICCIALGIYMTLSISDFGILR, encoded by the coding sequence ATGGAAAAACCTGATATACAAAGATTAACTAATTTTTTAATCGTATATACTAAAACTTTGCTAGGTGCTGGAACTTATACAGCTAGGGTGGCAAAATGCGTAGGAAGAATAGCTGAGGTTTATGGCTATGAGATAAATATCAATTTCTTTTTTCATCATATTACTTTAAATGTTGTAGATATGGATGATAACTCCATTCAAAGAACTTATGTTATACCCAATCATCATGCCCATGTTAATTTTAAACTTATTTTTGATTTAAGTGCTTTAAGCTGGGCTATATATGATCACAAATACGATCTTGAAAAAGCAAAAGTCGTTTTTGAGCAAATTTCTCAACAAAAAAAGCATTCTTATTTGCTTAATCTTTTATTTGTTTCTATGGCAAATTCGGCTTTTTGCAGGCTTTTTGGTGGTGATTTTGGTGCTGGAAATTTAGTATTTTTTGCAACTTTTGTGGGATTGTTATTAAGATATATTTTAACTAAAGCAAAGATTGATTTAAGAATTCAATACATCCTTTGTTCTTTTATCTCATCATGGTTTGTATTTTTTGGACTGGATATGGGATATACCAATACTTCTGATGTGGCTTTGGGTTCTAGTATCTTGTATCTTATACCAGGGGTATTTTTTATAAATTCTGTGATTGATATATTAAAAGATCATATTTTAATGGGGCTTAGCCGTATTATCAGCGTGGCTATTTTGATTTGTTGTATAGCACTTGGAATTTACATGACGCTTAGTATTTCGGATTTTGGGATTTTAAGATGA
- a CDS encoding heavy-metal-associated domain-containing protein has translation MKFKVKNVNCMNCVNLIKNSLEDEFGNIEVDLDQKILSLNLEENQVSNFTKEFQDLGFEIVERL, from the coding sequence ATGAAATTTAAAGTAAAAAATGTTAATTGCATGAATTGTGTAAATTTGATCAAAAATTCTCTCGAAGATGAATTTGGAAATATAGAAGTGGATTTGGATCAAAAAATTTTAAGTTTAAATTTAGAAGAAAATCAAGTATCAAATTTTACAAAAGAATTTCAAGATTTAGGTTTTGAGATCGTAGAGCGTTTATAA
- the ldh gene encoding L-lactate dehydrogenase translates to MAKIGIVGLGYVGAASAYSIVTQGICSELYLYDIKQDLALAHARDLEDMSAIHFSYTKIFHALNLENLASCDIIILAFRKESLKELPSRLVELQNNILELKDIVLTLKNANFKGKYIVATNPNDTITYYTQVLSQLPKNHVFGSGTNLDSSRLKKFLAKDLNINSKDIFACMIGEHGDSQFAALSNASVLGQNLLDFYKQKLGKDLDIQELEKAVISEGYFIYERKGRTEFGIGTSCANLAKAILEDRKSLHPVSVVFDDIAFSMPAIIGKDGIEKVFELKFNEKEKTKLENSKQQIKNAIQSVKDKI, encoded by the coding sequence ATGGCAAAAATCGGTATAGTTGGTTTAGGTTATGTAGGAGCTGCTAGTGCTTATAGTATAGTTACTCAAGGAATTTGTTCAGAACTTTACTTATATGATATAAAACAAGATTTAGCTCTAGCTCATGCAAGAGATTTGGAAGATATGTCAGCCATTCATTTTTCTTATACAAAAATTTTTCATGCACTAAATTTAGAAAATTTAGCTTCTTGCGATATTATCATTTTAGCTTTTAGAAAAGAAAGCTTAAAAGAATTACCTAGTCGCTTAGTAGAACTTCAAAACAATATCCTCGAACTTAAAGACATTGTCTTAACCTTAAAAAATGCTAATTTTAAAGGCAAATACATCGTCGCAACAAATCCAAATGACACCATAACTTACTACACTCAAGTATTAAGCCAATTACCTAAAAATCATGTTTTTGGTAGTGGAACAAATTTAGATAGTTCAAGACTTAAGAAATTTTTAGCCAAAGATTTAAACATAAATTCAAAAGATATTTTTGCTTGTATGATTGGTGAACATGGAGATTCTCAGTTTGCAGCACTTTCTAATGCAAGCGTTTTAGGACAAAATTTATTAGATTTTTACAAGCAAAAATTAGGCAAAGATTTAGACATACAAGAACTCGAAAAAGCCGTGATTAGCGAGGGATATTTCATCTATGAACGCAAAGGAAGAACAGAATTTGGCATAGGAACTTCTTGTGCAAATTTGGCCAAAGCCATCCTAGAAGATAGAAAAAGTTTACATCCTGTAAGTGTGGTTTTTGATGATATAGCTTTTTCAATGCCCGCTATCATAGGAAAAGATGGTATAGAAAAGGTTTTTGAATTAAAATTCAATGAAAAAGAAAAAACAAAATTAGAAAATTCAAAACAACAAATCAAAAACGCCATACAAAGCGTAAAAGATAAAATTTAA
- a CDS encoding DedA family protein, with translation MQEIISFIVETASAWGYLGIIILMTLESCFIPFPSEVVMIPAGYLAHKGELDITLCILSGTLGSVLGALINYYICFFWGKNFVLKWGKYFGINEVKFAKFEEFFNKHGEFSTFTCRLLPGIRQYISMPAGLVKMKLVNFILFTALGSAIWVAILVFLGYYIGQNEELIKTYLTQILIIIIVFVILASLIYIKIKKPFKKA, from the coding sequence ATGCAAGAAATCATTTCTTTTATTGTTGAGACGGCTAGTGCTTGGGGGTATTTGGGTATTATTATCTTAATGACCTTAGAGAGTTGTTTTATACCTTTTCCAAGTGAAGTTGTTATGATACCTGCTGGATATTTGGCACATAAAGGCGAACTTGATATCACTCTTTGTATACTTAGTGGGACTTTAGGTTCTGTTTTAGGGGCTTTGATTAATTACTATATTTGCTTTTTTTGGGGTAAAAATTTTGTATTAAAATGGGGTAAGTATTTTGGTATAAATGAAGTCAAATTTGCTAAATTCGAAGAATTTTTTAACAAACACGGGGAATTTTCAACCTTTACTTGTCGTCTTTTACCAGGAATTCGTCAGTACATCTCTATGCCCGCAGGTTTGGTAAAAATGAAACTTGTAAATTTTATACTTTTTACTGCACTTGGTAGTGCTATTTGGGTGGCTATACTTGTATTTTTGGGTTATTATATAGGACAAAATGAAGAGTTGATTAAAACTTATTTAACTCAAATTTTAATCATTATAATTGTTTTTGTGATTTTAGCAAGTTTAATTTATATCAAAATCAAAAAGCCTTTTAAAAAGGCTTAA
- the czcD gene encoding CDF family cation-efflux transporter CzcD, protein MYKFLSHEPLANKSCHHNHEEHSHEHHHSHADARSVDKKILTISLLMTFSMMLVQFIYSILSNSLALLSDTLHMFSDVFALALSFLAIIAVEKWQDHQKTFGYFRLEVLVAFINALTIILSALFIIYEAIEKFINPKEIDAKTMIIVAILGFLVNGINALMMFKGANLENVNMKSAFLHMMSDLLGSLAVIIGGIVVYFSGIVYIDTILAIVLSILLLRWAIILLKQSANVLLESSPVDIEKVRQVLLLNPSVDEVVDLHITQITNKMLVASMHLKVKVYDLKEFEKLSQDLSHKLLYEFEIGHITIQPIRSENEI, encoded by the coding sequence ATGTATAAATTTTTATCACACGAGCCTTTAGCTAACAAATCTTGTCATCATAATCACGAAGAACATTCTCATGAACATCATCATTCCCATGCTGATGCAAGGAGTGTGGATAAAAAGATTTTAACAATTTCTCTTTTAATGACTTTTTCTATGATGCTTGTGCAATTTATTTATTCAATCCTTTCAAATTCTTTGGCACTTTTAAGCGATACTTTGCATATGTTTTCTGATGTTTTTGCCTTAGCTCTTAGTTTTTTAGCCATTATAGCTGTAGAAAAATGGCAAGATCATCAAAAGACCTTTGGGTATTTTCGTCTTGAAGTTTTAGTGGCTTTTATCAATGCTTTAACCATTATTTTATCGGCTTTATTTATCATTTATGAGGCTATAGAAAAATTTATCAATCCAAAAGAAATTGACGCTAAAACCATGATAATTGTAGCTATTTTGGGCTTTTTGGTAAATGGGATTAATGCTTTGATGATGTTTAAGGGTGCAAATTTAGAAAATGTCAATATGAAGTCCGCTTTTTTACATATGATGAGCGATTTATTGGGTTCTTTAGCGGTTATCATAGGTGGGATCGTGGTGTATTTTAGCGGTATTGTTTATATAGATACGATTTTAGCTATTGTATTATCAATCTTGCTTTTAAGATGGGCGATTATCTTACTTAAACAAAGCGCTAATGTCTTGCTTGAAAGTTCTCCTGTGGATATAGAAAAAGTAAGACAAGTTTTGCTTTTAAATCCTAGCGTGGATGAGGTGGTGGATTTGCATATCACTCAAATCACTAATAAAATGCTAGTAGCTTCCATGCATTTAAAAGTGAAAGTTTACGATCTAAAGGAATTTGAAAAACTATCTCAGGATTTATCCCATAAGTTACTATATGAATTTGAAATCGGGCACATTACTATACAACCTATAAGGAGTGAAAATGAAATTTAA
- the copA gene encoding copper-translocating P-type ATPase CopA: MEELRIKIGKMTCVNCSNAIEKACKKIDGVKDASVSYVNSSGVFLLEDQEKRKDIIAKIQNLGFEILEDEQNLNAYKAKKHLELRKNLLLSIVLSVIIMYFEMFVRSSFSQNIQMALSFFGIFYCGRDFFSHAFLGLKSKNLDMNTLVALGTLSAFVYSFLVYLQIFKEEDLYFSGAMMIISFVLLGKYLESKAKFKAQDYQRILENIDTKKTKILLEDESIKEIPSSFVKSGDVLLVKEGESIVADGVVLLGSAELDMSFLNGEFLPVLKKEGDEVQAGGVVLNGALRIKANKKAMDSTLEQIKNLVFEAGNIKSPLANLADQISKYFVGGIIFFAFLVFVFWAAKTDLNTAFLHACAVLLISCPCALGLATPIALVVASTNAAKNFILIKNPAALEKLALVKYAFFDKTGTLTKEKLSVFKHNLSKDDFDKLCQIESLSSHPIAKALHKDQICDLKGEGRVIVGSGIKYKEDSDIYLAGSAQFLHENEIDTKESDIFFDSFKEYVRVYFAKNKKCLGGVLLSNALKDEAKELVLNLKEQNLKTFILSGDHVKNVEKIAKELQIDEFYAQLKSEEKLQIIQKFEKTLFVGDGINDAAALSAASVSISFSKANELAKKTGDFILIKDDLSAIFKCFKLAKKTRSIIKLNLFWAFIYNVLCIPIAAGFVPFIALSPHIAALAMCFSSVTVVFNSLRLRKSKP, from the coding sequence ATGGAAGAATTGCGTATAAAAATAGGCAAAATGACTTGCGTTAATTGTTCTAATGCTATAGAAAAAGCTTGTAAAAAAATTGATGGTGTTAAAGATGCTAGCGTTTCTTATGTGAATTCTAGCGGGGTTTTTTTACTTGAAGATCAAGAAAAACGCAAAGATATCATCGCAAAAATTCAAAATTTAGGCTTTGAAATTTTAGAAGATGAACAAAACTTGAACGCATACAAGGCAAAAAAACACTTAGAATTAAGAAAAAATTTGCTCTTAAGTATAGTTTTGAGTGTGATTATTATGTATTTTGAAATGTTTGTTAGAAGTTCTTTTTCGCAAAATATTCAAATGGCTTTGAGTTTTTTTGGGATATTTTATTGTGGGAGAGACTTTTTTTCTCATGCTTTTTTGGGACTTAAAAGCAAAAATTTAGATATGAATACCCTTGTAGCTTTAGGGACTTTGAGTGCTTTTGTGTATTCTTTTTTGGTGTATTTGCAAATTTTTAAAGAAGAAGATTTGTATTTTAGCGGTGCAATGATGATTATTTCTTTTGTGCTTTTAGGAAAATATCTTGAAAGTAAGGCCAAATTTAAAGCACAAGATTATCAAAGAATTTTAGAAAATATAGACACAAAAAAGACAAAAATTTTGCTTGAAGATGAAAGTATCAAAGAAATTCCAAGTTCTTTTGTCAAAAGTGGTGATGTGCTTTTGGTAAAAGAAGGAGAAAGCATTGTCGCAGATGGAGTGGTGCTTTTAGGAAGTGCAGAGCTTGATATGAGTTTTTTAAATGGGGAGTTTTTACCTGTTTTAAAAAAAGAAGGCGATGAAGTTCAAGCAGGAGGAGTGGTTTTAAATGGTGCTTTAAGGATTAAGGCAAATAAAAAGGCTATGGATAGCACTTTAGAACAAATCAAAAATCTAGTTTTTGAAGCAGGAAATATCAAAAGTCCTTTGGCAAATTTAGCAGATCAAATTTCTAAATACTTTGTAGGGGGTATAATATTTTTTGCTTTTTTAGTTTTTGTTTTTTGGGCGGCAAAAACAGATTTAAATACGGCTTTTTTACACGCTTGTGCTGTGCTTTTGATCTCTTGTCCTTGTGCTTTAGGGCTTGCAACACCTATAGCTTTGGTTGTGGCAAGCACAAATGCGGCAAAAAATTTCATTCTTATTAAAAATCCTGCTGCTTTAGAAAAATTAGCCTTAGTTAAGTATGCTTTTTTTGATAAAACGGGTACATTAACAAAGGAAAAATTGAGTGTTTTTAAACACAATCTTTCTAAAGATGATTTTGATAAATTATGTCAAATTGAAAGTTTAAGCTCTCATCCTATAGCTAAGGCTTTACATAAAGATCAAATTTGTGATTTAAAGGGTGAGGGAAGAGTGATTGTGGGTTCTGGCATAAAATATAAAGAAGATAGTGATATTTATCTTGCAGGCAGTGCGCAGTTTTTGCACGAAAATGAAATTGATACAAAAGAAAGTGATATCTTTTTTGACTCTTTTAAAGAATATGTTAGGGTGTATTTTGCTAAGAATAAAAAGTGTTTAGGCGGTGTTTTATTAAGTAATGCTTTAAAAGATGAGGCTAAAGAGCTTGTGTTAAATTTGAAAGAGCAAAATCTTAAAACTTTTATTTTAAGCGGCGATCATGTAAAAAATGTAGAAAAAATAGCCAAAGAATTACAAATAGACGAATTTTATGCTCAACTTAAGAGTGAAGAAAAACTACAAATCATTCAAAAATTTGAAAAAACTCTTTTTGTAGGAGATGGGATCAATGATGCGGCAGCTTTATCTGCTGCAAGTGTGAGTATAAGTTTTTCAAAGGCAAATGAACTTGCAAAAAAAACAGGGGATTTTATCTTGATAAAAGATGATTTATCAGCTATTTTTAAATGCTTTAAGCTTGCTAAAAAAACACGCAGTATTATTAAGCTAAATCTTTTTTGGGCTTTTATTTATAATGTACTTTGCATTCCCATCGCAGCAGGATTTGTACCTTTTATCGCTTTAAGTCCTCATATAGCAGCACTTGCAATGTGTTTTAGTTCTGTTACTGTAGTGTTTAATTCTTTAAGGCTTAGAAAATCTAAGCCTTGA
- a CDS encoding threonine/serine exporter family protein, with protein MIEFILRDMFFAAVAGFGFAYACNPPLKTLILSALLAAIAHGLRFTLVEYFHFQTLAIATFVASFCIGCLGIALAKIIKTPAEIIAFPALIPMIPGIYAYKAILYLISFIRSDDLKAKSEFLVQFFDYFFTTVSVTLALAIGVSVTLLIFFEQSFMMTRHVKKH; from the coding sequence ATGATTGAATTTATTTTAAGAGATATGTTTTTTGCTGCTGTGGCGGGATTTGGGTTTGCTTATGCTTGTAATCCACCTTTAAAAACCCTTATTTTATCTGCTCTTTTAGCGGCAATTGCACATGGGCTTCGTTTTACCTTGGTGGAATATTTTCATTTTCAAACTTTAGCAATTGCAACTTTTGTTGCTTCATTTTGCATAGGATGTTTAGGAATTGCTTTAGCAAAAATTATCAAAACCCCTGCTGAAATTATCGCTTTCCCTGCTCTTATTCCTATGATACCTGGAATTTATGCTTATAAAGCGATTTTGTATCTTATTTCTTTTATACGCAGTGATGATTTGAAGGCTAAGTCTGAATTTTTAGTTCAATTTTTTGATTATTTTTTTACAACTGTTTCTGTGACTTTGGCTCTAGCTATAGGAGTGAGTGTTACCTTGCTTATATTTTTTGAACAAAGTTTTATGATGACTAGACATGTAAAAAAACATTAA
- a CDS encoding DMT family transporter → MYIFIIVLSALLDIVANLLLKKSDGFKHKIWGLAAIINAILAFFLLSFSLKYVPLSIAYSTWGAIGIIGTCLGGWILYKEKLNKIGILGIIIVIIAVFLLNY, encoded by the coding sequence ATGTATATTTTTATCATTGTTCTATCGGCATTGTTAGATATCGTAGCAAATTTATTGCTAAAAAAATCAGATGGTTTTAAGCATAAAATTTGGGGCTTGGCTGCGATTATCAATGCTATACTTGCTTTTTTTCTGCTTTCTTTTTCTTTAAAATATGTTCCTTTAAGCATAGCTTACTCAACTTGGGGTGCTATAGGCATTATAGGAACTTGTCTTGGTGGATGGATTTTATATAAAGAAAAATTAAACAAAATAGGAATTTTAGGTATCATTATCGTGATAATAGCAGTATTTTTACTAAACTATTAA
- the omp50 gene encoding outer membrane tyrosine kinase, giving the protein MKTKFSLILSACLLSSSLFAKNTDDEITKLQKQLAQIQAELAQIRKEREAQAKQNEAVKAELADLNDRADETEFQAALSKVKFGLEFSTAVSNTNYKVSGQDYSANNKWMNELHLNMNADINDKTKFYGRLSMAKNWSQMGWSGSPYDLDAGRNTRSSGPVLYVDRAYLDYYITPEWIATIGRQPGTDGPGSNLRNNALRQSTYPALAINALGDAAVITYKPESLQDHKVAIRAAYGKTYQWDEEGKVRDWMSDQKDADANLYYAAVEGELPIEGMGDNLIIFNVAHMTDFALPIPGSILLDDDEVVNLGNLTLANIHFENYKAFGTNFNWFASLGYSNGSNNEINPLLSAALQGKGYGNGKFNEKDGYAVHVGGRYDFTKALKVGYEFFWGSRYWYTMSRPSINDPLNIRMTRGTAHDFYVIYQLDRYQFLRLSYTNIQNIWGNRGLPFGGAKKDKARADNIMLMYNVKF; this is encoded by the coding sequence ATGAAAACTAAGTTTTCACTTATTTTAAGTGCTTGTCTTCTTTCATCTTCACTTTTTGCTAAAAATACAGATGATGAGATAACCAAGCTTCAAAAACAGCTTGCGCAAATTCAAGCTGAACTTGCACAAATCAGAAAAGAAAGGGAAGCTCAAGCTAAGCAAAATGAAGCTGTAAAAGCTGAACTTGCTGATCTTAATGATAGAGCCGATGAAACAGAATTTCAAGCTGCTTTGAGCAAGGTTAAATTTGGACTTGAGTTTTCAACAGCGGTTTCAAATACAAACTATAAAGTTAGCGGACAAGATTATAGCGCTAATAACAAATGGATGAATGAGCTTCATTTAAATATGAATGCTGATATTAATGATAAAACCAAATTCTATGGTCGTTTATCTATGGCTAAAAACTGGTCTCAAATGGGTTGGAGTGGAAGCCCTTATGACTTAGATGCAGGAAGAAACACAAGATCAAGCGGACCTGTGCTTTATGTAGATAGAGCTTATCTTGACTACTATATCACACCTGAGTGGATTGCAACCATAGGAAGACAGCCAGGAACCGATGGCCCAGGAAGCAACCTTAGAAACAATGCTTTAAGACAATCAACTTATCCAGCCTTAGCAATCAACGCTCTAGGTGATGCAGCAGTGATCACTTATAAGCCTGAAAGTTTGCAAGATCATAAGGTAGCTATCCGTGCAGCTTATGGTAAAACTTATCAATGGGATGAAGAAGGCAAGGTAAGAGACTGGATGAGCGATCAAAAAGATGCTGATGCAAATCTTTACTATGCTGCAGTAGAAGGAGAACTTCCTATAGAAGGCATGGGAGATAATCTTATTATCTTCAATGTGGCTCATATGACTGATTTTGCATTGCCTATTCCAGGATCGATATTATTGGATGATGATGAAGTTGTTAATTTAGGTAATCTTACTTTAGCTAATATTCATTTTGAAAATTACAAAGCTTTTGGAACAAATTTTAATTGGTTCGCATCTTTGGGATATTCTAATGGAAGCAATAATGAGATAAATCCATTATTAAGTGCAGCTCTTCAAGGTAAAGGTTATGGTAATGGTAAGTTCAATGAAAAAGATGGCTATGCTGTGCATGTAGGCGGACGCTATGATTTTACCAAGGCTTTAAAAGTAGGGTATGAGTTCTTCTGGGGAAGTAGATACTGGTATACTATGAGCCGTCCAAGTATCAACGATCCGCTTAATATAAGAATGACAAGAGGAACGGCACATGATTTTTATGTGATTTATCAACTCGATAGATATCAATTCTTACGCTTAAGTTATACTAATATCCAAAATATTTGGGGTAATCGTGGCTTACCATTTGGTGGAGCGAAAAAAGATAAAGCAAGAGCTGATAATATCATGTTAATGTATAATGTAAAATTCTAA
- a CDS encoding DMT family transporter: MNIAKKELFIAWFFLIAAIVFEVLGTSFLKMENQILGYIFMALFIAFSYFFMGKAIKKIQVGIAYAVWELLGIILILLVSFIVFKESLTLTQILGIVLSIVGIIMINIGEVKE, encoded by the coding sequence TTGAATATCGCAAAAAAAGAACTTTTTATTGCTTGGTTTTTCTTGATTGCTGCTATTGTATTTGAAGTTTTAGGTACTAGTTTTTTAAAAATGGAAAATCAAATTTTAGGCTATATATTTATGGCTTTATTTATAGCTTTTTCTTATTTTTTTATGGGCAAGGCGATTAAAAAAATTCAAGTAGGCATAGCCTATGCTGTATGGGAACTTTTAGGGATTATTCTTATACTTTTAGTTTCTTTTATAGTTTTTAAAGAGAGTTTAACCTTAACTCAAATTCTAGGCATTGTTCTTTCTATCGTTGGAATTATCATGATTAACATAGGCGAGGTTAAAGAATAA
- a CDS encoding YebC/PmpR family DNA-binding transcriptional regulator: protein MGRAFEYRRASKEARWDKMSKLFPKLAKAIQVAAKEGGTDPDMNPKLRSAIATAKANNMPKDNIDAAIKRASGKDSADIKNIHYEGKAAHGALVIVECMSDNPTRTVANVKAIFSKNGGEVLQNGSLGFMFTRKAVFHLEKFAGDLEELELDLIDAGLEELEQNEEELVISGDYTAFGELSSAIEAKGLVLKKAGLEYIPNNPVSFSEEQLSDIEKLLDKLEDDDDVQAVYTNID from the coding sequence ATGGGACGAGCGTTTGAATACCGAAGAGCTTCTAAAGAGGCTAGATGGGATAAAATGAGTAAGCTTTTTCCTAAGCTTGCTAAAGCCATACAAGTAGCTGCTAAAGAAGGTGGCACTGATCCTGATATGAATCCAAAATTAAGAAGTGCTATAGCTACAGCAAAAGCAAATAATATGCCAAAAGATAATATAGATGCGGCTATTAAGCGTGCGAGTGGAAAGGATAGCGCAGATATTAAAAACATTCATTATGAAGGAAAAGCTGCACATGGAGCTTTGGTTATAGTTGAATGTATGAGCGATAACCCTACACGCACCGTGGCTAATGTAAAAGCTATTTTTAGCAAAAATGGTGGAGAAGTTTTACAAAATGGATCTTTAGGCTTTATGTTTACTAGAAAAGCGGTTTTTCATCTTGAAAAATTTGCAGGAGATTTAGAAGAATTAGAACTTGATTTGATTGATGCAGGGCTTGAAGAATTAGAACAAAATGAAGAAGAGTTAGTAATTAGCGGTGATTATACTGCCTTTGGTGAGCTAAGTTCTGCTATAGAAGCTAAGGGTTTAGTTCTTAAAAAAGCAGGACTTGAGTATATACCAAACAATCCTGTAAGCTTTAGCGAAGAACAGCTTAGCGATATAGAAAAACTTTTAGATAAGTTAGAAGATGATGATGATGTTCAAGCTGTTTATACAAATATAGATTAA